From a region of the Tenggerimyces flavus genome:
- a CDS encoding isochorismatase family protein: protein MTELDLDPATTALVLIDLQVRLVTRPFEPRSGAEVVDAGRQLADAFRTAAAPVVLVRAVRPVPMDFSSPDDPQNQVVPELGTPDVLITKHTWGAFHQTPLDSALRERGIDTIVLGGVATNMGVESTARAADEHDYRLVFVEDAMSGLAADEHAFAVARMFPLLGTVTTTAAVVARLSGS from the coding sequence CATCGACCTGCAGGTCCGGCTCGTGACTCGTCCCTTCGAGCCGCGATCCGGCGCCGAGGTCGTCGATGCCGGGCGCCAGTTGGCTGACGCGTTCCGCACCGCTGCGGCGCCGGTCGTCCTCGTCCGCGCGGTGCGACCGGTGCCGATGGACTTCTCGTCGCCGGACGATCCGCAGAACCAGGTGGTGCCAGAGCTGGGGACGCCGGATGTGCTGATCACCAAGCACACCTGGGGCGCGTTCCACCAGACACCGCTCGACTCGGCGCTGCGTGAGCGTGGGATCGACACGATCGTTCTCGGCGGCGTCGCGACGAACATGGGGGTCGAGTCGACCGCGCGGGCGGCGGACGAGCACGACTACCGGCTGGTGTTCGTGGAGGACGCGATGAGCGGGCTCGCCGCGGACGAGCACGCCTTCGCGGTCGCGCGGATGTTCCCGCTGCTCGGCACGGTGACGACGACCGCGGCGGTCGTCGCTAGGCTCTCGGGATCATGA